A stretch of the Panthera uncia isolate 11264 chromosome D1, Puncia_PCG_1.0, whole genome shotgun sequence genome encodes the following:
- the TBRG1 gene encoding transforming growth factor beta regulator 1 isoform X1 has translation MSLLGGPASSPRAPLQSSKARMKKLPKKSQNEKYRLKYLRLRKAAKATVFENAAICDEIARLEEKFLKAKEERRYLLKKLLQLQALTESEVQAAAPSHSSSVPLTYGVAGSVGAIQGAGPISGPSAGAEEPFGKKSKKEKKEKGKENNKLEVLKKTSKKKKMEGGARKLVQPIALDPSGRPVFPIGLGGLTVYSLGEIITDRPGFHDESAIYPVGYCSTRIYASMKCPDQKCLYTCQIKDGGTQPQFEIVPEDDPQNAIVTSSADACHAELLKTISITMGKLMPNLLPSGADFFGFSHPTIHNLIQSCPGARKCINYQWVKFDIWKPGDGQPPQGPPEDDASISFEAFQRQAFDEDRTDPILQGSLDLPELQPTAFVSSYQPMFLTHEPLVDTHLQHLKSLSQCSPTQSSD, from the exons ATGAGCCTGCTGGGCGGCCCGGCCTCCTCGCCGCGGGCCCCGCTGCAGTCCAGCAAGGCCAGGATGAAAAAGCTCCCGAAGAAGAGCCAGAACGAGAAGTACCGGCTCAAGTACCTGCGGCTGCGCAAAGCGGCCAAAGCCACCGTGTTT gaaaatgcTGCTATTTGTGATGAAATTGCTCGTCTTGAGGAAAAATTTcttaaagcaaaagaagaaagacg GTATTTGCTAAAGAAGCTCCTCCAGCTTCAGGCTCTAACTGAAAGCGAGGTACAGGCCGCAGCACCTTCCCACAGCTCCAGTGTGCCCCTAACTTACGGCGTGGCCGGCTCTGTGGGAGCCATACAGGGAGCTGGGCCCATCTCTGGGCCCAGCGCTGGGGCTGAGGAACCGTTTGGGAAGAAAtccaagaaggagaaaaaagaaaaaggcaaagagaacaaCAAACTGGAAG TTCTGAAGAAAacatccaagaaaaagaaaatggagggagGTGCTCGCAAGCTGGTTCAGCCCATTGCCCTGGATCCCTCAGGACGGCCTGTGTTCCCCATCGGACTGGGGGGTCTAACAGTATATAGCCTGGGGGAG ATCATCACCGACCGACCTGGCTTCCATGATGAGAGTGCCATCTACCCTGTTGGCTACTGCAGTACTCGGATATATGCCAGCATGAAGTGCCCAGACCAGAAGTGTCTGTATACCTGTCAGATCAAGGATGGTGGCACGCAACCCCAG TTTGAAATTGTTCCTGAAGATGACCCCCAGAATGCCATTGTCACCTCTTCTGCAGATGCCTGTCATGCAGAGCTGCTCAAGACCATAAGTATTACTAT GGGGAAACTAATGCCCAACCTGCTTCCATCTGGAGCTGACTTTTTTGGGTTTTCTCACCCAACTATTCACAACCTGATCCAGAGTTGTCCAGGAGCTCGAAAATGTATCAA TTACCAGTGGGTGAAGTTTGATATATGGAAACCTGGAGATGGGCAGCCGCCCCAGGGACCGCCAGAGGATGATGCAAGTATAAGCTTTGAAGCCTTTCAGAGACAGGCCTTTGATGAAGATCGTACTGATCCCATTCTGCAAG GATCCTTGGACCTTCCAGAGCTTCAGCCCACGGCCTTCGTGTCTTCTTACCAACCCATGTTCCTGACGCATGAACCCCTGGTAGACACTCACCTACAGCACCTGAAGTCTCTGTCCCAGTGTAGCCCAACTCAGTCTTCAGATTGA
- the PANX3 gene encoding pannexin-3 produces MSLAHTAAEYMLSDALLPDRRGPRLKGLHLELPLDRMVKFIAVGFPLLLMSLAFAQEFSSGPPIRCFSPSNFSIRQAAYVDGSCWDSLIHHEQDELGQNKMKSLWPHKALPYSLLALAVVMYLPVLLWQYAAQPALTSDLLFIISELDKSYNRSIRLVQHMLKIRQKSSDPHVFWDELEKARKERYFEFPLLERYLACKQRSHCLVATYLLRNSLLLLFTSAIYLYLGHFHLDVFFQEEFSCSIKTGLLSDETHVPQLITCRLTSLSILQIVSLSSLTIYTLLVPVIIYNLTRLCRWDKRLLSIYEMLPAFDLLSRKMLGCPINDLNVILLFLRANISELNSFSWLSVLCVLKDTTTQKHNIDTVVDFMTLLAGLEPTKPKHLTQRVCDENP; encoded by the exons ATGTCACTCGCACACACAGCTGCAGAGTACATGCTATCAGATGCCCTGCTGCCTGACCGTAGGGGACCCCGCCTCAAAGGACTGCACCTGGAACTTCCCCTGGACCGCATGGTCAAGTTCATAGCTGTGGGCTTCCCCTTGTTGCTGATGTCCCTAGCATTTGCCCAGGAGTTCTCTTCCG GGCCCCCCATCCGATGCTTCTCTCCCAGTAACTTCAGCATCCGGCAGGCCGCCTACGTGGACGGTTCCTGCTGGGACTCACTTATTCACCACGAACAGGATGAGCTTGGCCAGAACAAGATGAAATCCCTGTGGCCTCATAAG GCCCTGCCCTACTCCCTGCTGGCCTTGGCTGTGGTCATGTACCTGCCTGTTCTGCTGTGGCAGTATGCAGCCCAGCCGGCCCTCACCTCGGATCTGCTCTTCATCATCAGCGAACTGGACAAATCCTACAATCGTTCCATCCGCCTGGTGCAGCACATGTTGAAGATCCGGCAGAAAAGCTCAGACCCCCATGTTTTCTGGGATGAGCTGGAAAA GGCTCGGAAAGAACGATACTTTGAATTCCCCTTGCTAGAGCGGTACCTGGCCTGTAAGCAGCGCTCACATTGCCTGGTGGCCACCTACCTCCTGAGGAActccctcctgctcctcttcACCTCAGCCATCTACCTGTACCTTGGCCACttccacctggatgtcttcttccaAGAGGAATTCAGCTGTTCCATCAAGACAGGCCTCCTAAGTGATGAGACTCACGTGCCCCAGCTGATCACATGCAGGCTGACCTCTCTGTCCATTTTGCAAATTGTTAGTCTCTCCAGTTTAACAATATACACCCTATTGGTTCCAGTGATAATATACAACCTCACACGACTATGTCGGTGGGACAAACGGCTCCTATCCATCTATGAGATGCTGCCAGCTTTCGATCTCCTCAGCAGAAAGATGCTGGGATGCCCCATCAATGATCTCAATGTGATCCTCCTTTTCCTCCGAGCCAACATCTCTGAACTCAACTcgtttagttggttgagtgtcttaTGTGTTTTGAAGGACACGACCACCCAGAAGCACAACATTGACACAGTGGTCGATTTCATGACATTATTGGCTGGCTTAGAACCCACAAAACCTAAACATCTCACCCAAAGGGTGTGTGATGAAAACCCCTAG
- the TBRG1 gene encoding transforming growth factor beta regulator 1 isoform X2 has product MSLLGGPASSPRAPLQSSKARMKKLPKKSQNEKYRLKYLRLRKAAKATVFENAAICDEIARLEEKFLKAKEERRYLLKKLLQLQALTESEVQAAAPSHSSSVPLTYGVAGSVGAIQGAGPISGPSAGAEEPFGKKSKKEKKEKGKENNKLEVLKKTSKKKKMEGGARKLVQPIALDPSGRPVFPIGLGGLTVYSLGEIITDRPGFHDESAIYPVGYCSTRIYASMKCPDQKCLYTCQIKDGGTQPQFEIVPEDDPQNAIVTSSADACHAELLKTISITMGKLMPNLLPSGADFFGFSHPTIHNLIQSCPGARKCINYQWVKFDIWKPGDGQPPQGPPEDDDPWTFQSFSPRPSCLLTNPCS; this is encoded by the exons ATGAGCCTGCTGGGCGGCCCGGCCTCCTCGCCGCGGGCCCCGCTGCAGTCCAGCAAGGCCAGGATGAAAAAGCTCCCGAAGAAGAGCCAGAACGAGAAGTACCGGCTCAAGTACCTGCGGCTGCGCAAAGCGGCCAAAGCCACCGTGTTT gaaaatgcTGCTATTTGTGATGAAATTGCTCGTCTTGAGGAAAAATTTcttaaagcaaaagaagaaagacg GTATTTGCTAAAGAAGCTCCTCCAGCTTCAGGCTCTAACTGAAAGCGAGGTACAGGCCGCAGCACCTTCCCACAGCTCCAGTGTGCCCCTAACTTACGGCGTGGCCGGCTCTGTGGGAGCCATACAGGGAGCTGGGCCCATCTCTGGGCCCAGCGCTGGGGCTGAGGAACCGTTTGGGAAGAAAtccaagaaggagaaaaaagaaaaaggcaaagagaacaaCAAACTGGAAG TTCTGAAGAAAacatccaagaaaaagaaaatggagggagGTGCTCGCAAGCTGGTTCAGCCCATTGCCCTGGATCCCTCAGGACGGCCTGTGTTCCCCATCGGACTGGGGGGTCTAACAGTATATAGCCTGGGGGAG ATCATCACCGACCGACCTGGCTTCCATGATGAGAGTGCCATCTACCCTGTTGGCTACTGCAGTACTCGGATATATGCCAGCATGAAGTGCCCAGACCAGAAGTGTCTGTATACCTGTCAGATCAAGGATGGTGGCACGCAACCCCAG TTTGAAATTGTTCCTGAAGATGACCCCCAGAATGCCATTGTCACCTCTTCTGCAGATGCCTGTCATGCAGAGCTGCTCAAGACCATAAGTATTACTAT GGGGAAACTAATGCCCAACCTGCTTCCATCTGGAGCTGACTTTTTTGGGTTTTCTCACCCAACTATTCACAACCTGATCCAGAGTTGTCCAGGAGCTCGAAAATGTATCAA TTACCAGTGGGTGAAGTTTGATATATGGAAACCTGGAGATGGGCAGCCGCCCCAGGGACCGCCAGAGGATGAT GATCCTTGGACCTTCCAGAGCTTCAGCCCACGGCCTTCGTGTCTTCTTACCAACCCATGTTCCTGA